One genomic window of uncultured delta proteobacterium includes the following:
- a CDS encoding hypothetical protein (Evidence 5 : No homology to any previously reported sequences) yields the protein MILYTIPYSLTVGKLLLAFSDFFLEPQYGKARRKQNVDMRQRVWYGPEKQQGCTLQPCRLSARSPHPYADNLSGGCV from the coding sequence GTGATTTTATATACCATACCATATTCACTGACCGTTGGAAAGCTTCTCCTTGCTTTTTCGGATTTTTTTCTTGAGCCGCAATACGGAAAAGCAAGAAGAAAACAAAATGTCGACATGCGACAGCGTGTTTGGTATGGTCCGGAAAAGCAACAGGGATGCACCTTGCAGCCCTGCCGGCTGTCAGCCCGTTCCCCGCACCCATATGCGGATAACTTATCAGGAGGATGTGTATGA
- the prsA gene encoding phosphoribosylpyrophosphate synthase (Evidence 2a : Function of homologous gene experimentally demonstrated in an other organism; PubMedId : 3009477, 9298646; Product type e : enzyme) encodes MYRDLKILSGTSNPALATAICDHLGCRLTPCLCDTFSDGEIRIEVGDNVRGDDIFVVQSLCYPVNFNLMQLCIMLDALKRASAGRVTAVVPYYGYARQDRKVSARTPITAKLVADFLTVAGMHRLMTVDLHAGQIQGFFNIPVDNMYAAPIFLSHLKEIQGDIVIVSPDAGGVERARAYAKRLNAGLAIIDKRRDQPNQASALHVIGDVEGKKAIMIDDMIDTAGTIVAGAEMLLKNGAKEVMACATHAVLSGPAIDRLNSSPFTRVLVSDTIPLGDKLAACSKIEVISIAGLLAKAINNIHTESSVSVLFV; translated from the coding sequence ATGTACCGCGATTTGAAGATCCTTTCGGGCACGTCCAACCCCGCGCTGGCGACCGCCATCTGCGACCATCTGGGCTGCCGTCTGACCCCCTGCCTTTGCGACACGTTCAGCGACGGTGAAATCCGCATTGAAGTCGGCGACAACGTTCGCGGGGACGACATCTTTGTCGTGCAGTCCCTGTGCTACCCCGTCAACTTCAACCTGATGCAGCTTTGCATTATGCTGGACGCCCTGAAGCGCGCGAGCGCCGGCCGGGTGACGGCCGTCGTCCCCTACTACGGGTATGCCCGCCAGGACAGAAAGGTCAGCGCCCGCACGCCCATTACCGCCAAGCTTGTGGCGGATTTCCTGACCGTCGCGGGGATGCACCGGCTCATGACTGTGGACCTGCACGCCGGCCAGATCCAGGGCTTTTTCAACATCCCGGTGGACAACATGTACGCGGCGCCGATTTTCCTGAGCCACCTGAAGGAAATTCAGGGCGACATCGTCATCGTCTCCCCGGACGCCGGCGGTGTTGAACGCGCCCGCGCCTATGCGAAACGGCTCAACGCCGGGCTTGCCATTATCGACAAACGCCGCGACCAGCCCAACCAGGCCTCCGCGCTGCACGTTATCGGCGATGTGGAAGGCAAAAAGGCCATCATGATCGACGATATGATCGACACGGCCGGGACCATCGTGGCAGGCGCAGAAATGCTCCTGAAAAACGGCGCCAAGGAAGTTATGGCCTGCGCCACGCATGCCGTGCTTTCCGGCCCCGCCATTGACCGTCTGAACAGCTCCCCCTTCACGCGGGTGCTTGTTTCCGACACCATTCCGCTGGGCGACAAACTTGCCGCCTGTTCCAAGATCGAGGTGATATCCATTGCCGGTTTGCTGGCAAAGGCTATTAATAACATTCATACCGAGTCCTCCGTCAGCGTGCTCTTTGTGTAA
- the pth gene encoding Peptidyl-tRNA hydrolase, with protein MEIGGLFLGLGNPGATYAGTRHNFGFMVADALLEACRRNGDVTPLSGGKKRFEAWKCRLPLASRPSWIIAKPQTFMNKSGEAAVTLLQYYRIPLSGLVVAHDELDLPLGKMRLKIGGGAAGHNGIRSIAECLGSPEFYRLRLGIGKPEGYDVTSYVLGRFSGQEAQTVSETLPAAVEGFFRLCSGGFKEAQQFINGFTSSPL; from the coding sequence ATGGAAATCGGCGGTCTTTTTCTGGGGCTTGGCAACCCCGGCGCAACCTACGCGGGCACGCGCCACAATTTCGGCTTCATGGTGGCGGACGCCCTGCTTGAGGCCTGCCGCCGCAATGGGGACGTAACACCCCTCTCCGGCGGCAAAAAACGGTTCGAGGCCTGGAAGTGCCGCCTTCCCCTTGCCTCGCGGCCGTCCTGGATCATTGCCAAGCCGCAGACGTTCATGAACAAAAGCGGCGAAGCGGCCGTGACGCTTCTGCAATACTACCGTATTCCTCTGTCCGGGCTCGTCGTGGCCCACGACGAGTTGGACCTGCCGCTCGGGAAAATGCGTCTGAAAATCGGCGGCGGCGCCGCCGGGCATAACGGCATCCGCTCCATTGCCGAATGTCTGGGCTCTCCGGAATTTTACCGGCTTCGCCTGGGAATCGGCAAACCGGAAGGATACGACGTCACCTCCTATGTGCTTGGGCGATTTTCCGGGCAGGAGGCCCAAACCGTCTCGGAAACGCTCCCCGCGGCGGTGGAAGGATTTTTCCGCCTCTGTTCGGGCGGCTTCAAAGAAGCGCAGCAATTCATCAACGGATTTACATCCTCTCCATTATAA
- the rho gene encoding transcription termination factor (Evidence 2a : Function of homologous gene experimentally demonstrated in an other organism; PubMedId : 10230401, 14712716, 14970217, 1716628, 1722555, 2423505, 2461932, 6304634, 7689228, 7828920, 9008362, 9298646, 9586995, 9587002; Product type f : factor) → MRKKKTPPPAEAEITEFVDSGMNLTELKTKSMVDLMELAEQNNVENASNMRKQEIIFALLQHCVSQNGAIYGDGVLEILPDGFGFLRSPLSNYTPGPDDIYVSPSQIRRFSLRKGDVVSGQIRPPKEGERYFALLKVNDIGFEPPENAKNLVLFDNLTPIYPDRPLIMENGSKNLSSRVIDLMAPIGCGQRGLIVAPPRTGKTILLQTLANAINANNPDVYLIVLLIDERPEEVTDMERTVKNAEVISSTFDEPPTRHVQVCEMVLEKAKRLVERKRDVVILLDSITRLGRAYNAVTPSSGRVLSGGLDANALQRPKRFFGAARNIEEGGSLTIIATALIDTGSRMDEVIFEEFKGTGNMEIYLDRHLAEKRVFPAIDINRTGTRKEELLLPDDVLNRVWILRKILAPMSPIDSMEFLLDKMRGTKSNNEFINGMSK, encoded by the coding sequence ATGCGGAAAAAGAAAACCCCACCCCCGGCTGAGGCAGAAATTACTGAATTTGTTGATTCCGGCATGAATTTGACGGAACTCAAGACCAAGAGCATGGTCGACCTCATGGAGCTGGCCGAGCAGAACAACGTCGAAAACGCCAGCAACATGCGCAAGCAGGAGATTATTTTTGCCCTCCTGCAGCACTGCGTCTCACAAAACGGGGCCATTTACGGCGATGGCGTCCTGGAAATTCTGCCGGACGGTTTCGGTTTTCTCCGATCCCCGCTCAGCAACTACACCCCCGGGCCGGACGATATCTATGTCTCCCCATCGCAAATCCGGCGCTTCAGCCTCCGCAAAGGGGACGTCGTTTCCGGGCAGATCCGCCCGCCCAAGGAAGGCGAACGCTATTTCGCCCTTCTGAAAGTCAACGACATCGGTTTTGAGCCCCCTGAAAACGCCAAAAACCTCGTCCTCTTCGATAACCTCACCCCCATATACCCGGACCGCCCGCTCATCATGGAAAACGGGAGCAAAAACCTCTCGAGCCGGGTGATCGACCTTATGGCCCCCATCGGCTGTGGCCAGCGCGGTCTTATCGTGGCGCCGCCCCGCACGGGCAAAACCATCCTGCTGCAGACGCTCGCCAACGCCATCAACGCCAACAACCCCGACGTCTACCTGATCGTTCTGCTCATCGACGAGCGGCCCGAGGAAGTGACGGATATGGAGCGCACGGTCAAAAACGCGGAAGTCATTTCCTCCACATTTGACGAACCGCCCACCCGCCACGTGCAGGTATGCGAAATGGTTTTGGAAAAGGCGAAACGCCTGGTTGAGCGCAAGCGGGACGTAGTCATCCTCCTCGACTCCATCACCAGGCTCGGCAGAGCGTATAACGCGGTCACGCCTTCTTCCGGCCGCGTTCTCTCCGGCGGGTTGGACGCCAACGCCCTGCAGCGGCCCAAGCGGTTTTTCGGCGCGGCGCGCAACATCGAGGAAGGCGGCAGCCTGACCATTATCGCCACCGCCCTTATCGATACCGGCTCACGCATGGATGAAGTCATTTTTGAAGAATTCAAGGGCACCGGCAACATGGAGATATACCTCGATCGCCATCTTGCGGAAAAACGCGTGTTCCCGGCCATCGACATCAACCGCACCGGCACGCGCAAGGAAGAACTCCTGTTGCCGGACGACGTCCTGAACCGCGTCTGGATTCTGCGGAAGATCCTCGCGCCCATGTCGCCCATCGACAGCATGGAATTTTTGCTGGACAAGATGCGCGGCACCAAAAGCAACAACGAGTTCATCAACGGGATGAGCAAATAG
- the hslV gene encoding peptidase component of the HslUV protease (Evidence 2a : Function of homologous gene experimentally demonstrated in an other organism; PubMedId : 10368140, 10693812, 8244018, 9003766, 9013898, 9177170, 9257689; Product type e : enzyme) gives MELKGTTILAIRDANGVAIAGDGQVTMGQAIVMKHTARKVRRLHSGKVIGGFAGSTADAFTLFERFEAKLEEHGGSLVRAAVEMAKDWRKDKYLRHLEAMLIVADSATTLILSGNGDVIEPDDGIASIGSGGPYALAAARALVGNTDLDAESIARKAMAIAAGICVYTNTALTVETLGGTAGAPSDG, from the coding sequence GTGGAGCTTAAAGGAACAACCATTCTTGCCATCCGCGATGCGAACGGCGTCGCTATTGCCGGTGACGGCCAGGTGACCATGGGCCAGGCCATCGTCATGAAACATACCGCCCGGAAGGTGCGCAGGCTCCACTCCGGCAAGGTTATCGGCGGTTTTGCCGGTTCCACCGCGGATGCGTTCACGCTGTTCGAGCGGTTTGAAGCAAAGCTTGAAGAACACGGCGGCAGCCTGGTGCGCGCCGCCGTGGAAATGGCCAAGGACTGGAGAAAGGACAAGTACCTCCGTCATCTGGAAGCCATGCTCATCGTTGCGGACAGCGCGACGACCCTTATTTTGTCCGGCAACGGCGACGTCATCGAGCCCGATGACGGCATCGCGTCCATCGGCAGCGGCGGGCCCTACGCCCTTGCCGCGGCTCGCGCCCTGGTGGGCAATACGGACCTTGACGCGGAAAGCATCGCGCGCAAAGCCATGGCCATTGCCGCCGGCATCTGCGTGTACACCAACACGGCGCTCACCGTGGAAACCCTTGGCGGCACTGCCGGCGCCCCCAGTGACGGCTGA
- a CDS encoding putative Diguanylate cyclase (Evidence 3 : Function proposed based on presence of conserved amino acid motif, structural feature or limited homology) translates to MKHSFTAAVDCRDTYLTLFEMFDRAGVPPESNWRSMLLFFREVKDYHDLTDAQKIAIQVLLAGILEKKDYSEERLSAVLKEYHEILIKPYRGQVDSLVREASSAVASFQKMLSSRYGDINNLEEESVSIVSGSGDCDDSIMKLRKAFSRVKDLLEDDIRNLEDIAVLDGVTKITNRRGFDQFMARAIDKWLSESRPLSLALLDIDHFKRFNDEHGHRIGDQVLAVVGSHLKKAVQEFSDRNDVLAARYGGEEFALVVSGPDAGLLPAVTKKCCDLIKKFNFLIRDANGNVMESGLHITLSAGVTAASKRWKGAYLENLVDNADRAMYHAKNSGRDASVEFRPDEEKAFVPIVA, encoded by the coding sequence ATGAAACATTCTTTTACTGCGGCGGTAGACTGCAGAGACACATACTTGACTCTTTTTGAGATGTTTGACAGAGCCGGAGTTCCTCCGGAATCGAACTGGCGGTCGATGTTGTTGTTTTTCAGAGAAGTAAAAGATTATCATGATCTTACCGACGCTCAAAAGATCGCCATTCAAGTATTGCTGGCCGGTATTCTAGAGAAAAAAGACTACTCGGAAGAACGGCTGAGCGCGGTTCTCAAGGAATACCACGAAATCCTGATTAAGCCGTACAGGGGCCAGGTTGACTCGCTGGTGCGGGAAGCGTCGAGCGCCGTGGCGAGTTTCCAGAAAATGCTTTCCAGCCGCTACGGCGACATCAACAACCTGGAAGAAGAAAGCGTTTCCATCGTATCGGGCTCCGGAGACTGTGACGACTCCATCATGAAGCTGCGCAAAGCCTTCAGCCGGGTAAAAGATCTTCTTGAGGACGATATTCGCAACCTTGAGGATATCGCCGTTCTTGACGGTGTTACCAAAATCACCAACCGCCGCGGTTTTGACCAGTTCATGGCGAGGGCCATTGATAAATGGCTGTCGGAGTCGCGCCCCCTGTCCCTGGCTTTGCTGGATATCGACCATTTCAAGCGGTTCAATGACGAACACGGCCACAGAATAGGCGACCAGGTTCTGGCGGTCGTCGGTTCCCATCTAAAAAAAGCCGTGCAGGAATTTAGCGACCGGAACGATGTCCTGGCGGCCCGTTATGGCGGGGAAGAGTTCGCACTGGTCGTTTCAGGCCCGGATGCGGGTCTGTTGCCGGCGGTTACCAAAAAATGCTGCGATCTCATCAAGAAATTTAACTTTTTGATACGGGATGCAAACGGAAACGTTATGGAAAGCGGCCTGCACATCACGCTCAGCGCCGGGGTGACCGCCGCCAGCAAGCGGTGGAAGGGGGCGTATCTCGAAAACCTCGTGGACAATGCGGATAGGGCCATGTACCACGCCAAAAACTCCGGCCGGGACGCGTCCGTCGAGTTCAGGCCGGACGAGGAGAAGGCGTTTGTCCCCATCGTGGCATGA
- a CDS encoding hypothetical protein (Evidence 5 : No homology to any previously reported sequences) codes for MPTPVSTLPPVFTWQPAPVKDRTQMQKNKTDTGRILMGSLGRMWLHKQDHTCFFAL; via the coding sequence GTGCCGACGCCCGTTTCCACGCTTCCTCCGGTCTTCACCTGGCAGCCCGCGCCCGTCAAAGATAGGACGCAGATGCAAAAAAACAAGACGGATACGGGGAGAATTCTCATGGGAAGCCTCGGGCGTATGTGGTTGCACAAGCAGGACCATACGTGTTTTTTCGCGTTGTGA
- the cuyA gene encoding L-cysteate sulfo-lyase: MNLAIFPRRGYLQGPTPIEAAPSFSKALGGNVNIYIKRDDMLPGAAGGNKTRKLDFCLADALGLGADTVITCGAVQSNHCRLTLAWSAKEGMDCHLVLEERVKGSYKPEASGNNFLFQLMGAKSITVVPGGTDMVAAMNDLAEKLKKEGRKPYIIPGGASNPIGATGYVACAQEILQQTFESGLKIDSMVVPSGSAGTHAGIVVGLIGCHANIPVYGINVSRPREKQEPLVHKLAVATAERVGAGEIPASVVDCNGDYVGDGYSLVTDSMLEAVTLLARTEGILLDPVYSGKAMAGLVDMVRKGKFAKGSNVLFLHTGGSSVLYAYMEAFRKSWI, encoded by the coding sequence ATGAACCTCGCCATTTTTCCCAGACGCGGCTACTTGCAGGGCCCTACCCCGATTGAAGCCGCCCCTTCTTTTTCCAAGGCCCTCGGCGGCAACGTCAATATCTACATAAAACGGGACGACATGCTTCCCGGAGCTGCGGGCGGCAACAAAACCCGCAAGCTTGACTTCTGCCTTGCCGACGCCCTTGGCCTTGGCGCGGATACCGTCATCACCTGCGGCGCCGTGCAGTCCAACCACTGCCGCCTGACGCTCGCCTGGTCCGCCAAAGAGGGCATGGATTGCCATCTGGTTCTTGAAGAACGGGTCAAGGGCAGCTACAAGCCCGAAGCCTCCGGCAATAACTTCCTGTTCCAGCTCATGGGCGCCAAGAGCATCACGGTCGTTCCGGGCGGCACCGATATGGTGGCGGCCATGAACGACCTTGCTGAAAAGCTGAAAAAGGAAGGCCGCAAACCGTACATCATTCCGGGCGGCGCATCCAACCCCATCGGCGCCACCGGGTATGTGGCCTGCGCTCAGGAAATTCTGCAGCAGACGTTCGAATCCGGCCTGAAAATAGACAGCATGGTCGTGCCCAGCGGCAGCGCCGGAACCCATGCGGGTATCGTTGTCGGCCTTATCGGCTGCCACGCCAATATCCCAGTTTACGGCATCAACGTCAGCCGCCCCCGCGAAAAGCAGGAACCCCTTGTCCACAAGCTTGCCGTTGCGACGGCGGAACGCGTCGGCGCCGGGGAAATCCCCGCGTCAGTGGTGGACTGCAACGGCGACTACGTGGGCGACGGCTACTCCCTGGTGACGGACAGCATGCTGGAAGCCGTGACGCTTCTCGCCCGGACGGAAGGCATCCTTCTGGACCCCGTTTATTCAGGGAAAGCCATGGCGGGGCTTGTCGACATGGTGCGCAAAGGCAAATTCGCCAAGGGTTCCAACGTTCTTTTCCTGCATACCGGCGGGTCTTCCGTCCTGTACGCCTACATGGAAGCGTTCCGCAAATCCTGGATCTAA
- a CDS encoding hypothetical protein (Evidence 5 : No homology to any previously reported sequences) produces the protein MSVNGHFPDLQPVDTCNPYFSICFQQSDLRLWLFLQLLSVPPLGTPGICIGPFSEGRSPLGPFNPFSQHYAEKENPTPG, from the coding sequence TTGTCGGTTAACGGGCATTTCCCGGATCTTCAGCCTGTCGACACATGTAATCCCTACTTCTCCATTTGTTTCCAACAATCTGATTTACGTCTATGGCTGTTTTTACAGTTATTGAGTGTGCCGCCACTCGGCACTCCCGGTATTTGCATCGGTCCCTTCTCTGAGGGCCGGTCTCCCCTTGGACCTTTCAATCCCTTCTCACAACATTATGCGGAAAAAGAAAACCCCACCCCCGGCTGA
- a CDS encoding Transcriptional regulator, CarD family: MFSPNQLVVYPAQGVGRVERIERQEIGGVGMELYIVRILSNNITLMVPVLTAKNVGLRPLSDKKKAKAVLASLQDRSSFTGHIGQNWNRRHREYSEKLKSGDLADVCNVLKELILISGEKELSFGERRLQEQAMALVTIELACILDQDADAVKTLVESYFADIMQKDTAESE, from the coding sequence GTGTTCTCTCCCAACCAACTCGTTGTTTATCCGGCCCAAGGCGTGGGCAGGGTCGAACGCATCGAGCGCCAGGAAATTGGCGGGGTCGGCATGGAGCTGTATATCGTCCGCATTTTATCCAATAATATTACCCTGATGGTGCCTGTCCTTACCGCGAAAAACGTGGGGCTGCGCCCCTTGAGCGACAAAAAAAAGGCCAAGGCCGTGCTGGCGTCGCTTCAGGACAGGAGCAGTTTTACAGGCCATATCGGCCAGAACTGGAACCGGCGGCACAGGGAATATTCGGAAAAGCTGAAAAGCGGCGATCTTGCCGATGTCTGCAATGTGCTGAAGGAACTCATCCTTATCAGCGGGGAAAAGGAGCTTTCCTTTGGCGAGCGCCGGCTCCAGGAACAGGCAATGGCTCTTGTAACTATTGAATTGGCTTGTATTTTGGATCAAGACGCGGATGCGGTGAAAACGCTTGTGGAAAGTTATTTCGCTGATATAATGCAAAAAGACACGGCTGAAAGCGAATAA
- the ispE gene encoding 4-diphosphocytidyl-2-C-methyl-D-erythritol kinase — translation MAALPAPPVTAEAKRAAASLVAGCKVNLSLRITGRREDGYHTLESVFWPLPGPCDTLTVTRAAKEGLRFSCSDETLESPGNLVVKAYNAFAAATSFAPGLAVFLDKHIPYGAGLGGGSSNAAALLLYLNALAREEGAPSLDGAALGKLGARLGADVPFFFQNTPCLVRGIGDVLEPLPPDAAHRFAGLHLVLVCPKVHVATAWAFAAWDEKHPAYTLTNRVEKDSSPLVRGIRIQNDLSHVVFERYPELKKTLALLHDFDADAASMSGSGASLFGLYSDADNAGKAARFFLDTGELVFHHIL, via the coding sequence TTGGCGGCACTGCCGGCGCCCCCAGTGACGGCTGAGGCGAAAAGAGCCGCCGCGTCGCTGGTTGCCGGATGCAAGGTCAATCTTTCGCTCCGGATCACCGGCAGGCGGGAGGACGGCTACCACACGCTGGAGAGTGTTTTCTGGCCTCTGCCGGGTCCGTGCGACACCCTGACGGTGACGCGCGCGGCCAAGGAAGGGCTGCGGTTTTCCTGCAGCGACGAAACGCTGGAATCGCCGGGCAACCTGGTCGTCAAGGCGTATAACGCGTTTGCCGCGGCAACGTCCTTCGCGCCCGGCCTTGCCGTTTTTCTGGACAAGCACATTCCCTACGGGGCGGGGCTCGGCGGCGGCAGTTCCAACGCGGCCGCCCTTCTGCTGTATTTGAACGCGCTGGCCCGCGAAGAAGGCGCGCCAAGCCTGGATGGTGCCGCTTTGGGAAAACTGGGCGCCCGCCTGGGCGCGGACGTGCCCTTTTTTTTTCAGAACACCCCTTGCCTCGTCCGCGGCATCGGGGACGTTCTTGAACCGCTGCCTCCTGATGCGGCGCACCGCTTTGCCGGGCTGCACCTGGTGCTTGTCTGCCCGAAGGTTCATGTTGCGACGGCGTGGGCCTTCGCGGCCTGGGATGAAAAACATCCCGCGTATACCTTGACAAACAGGGTCGAGAAAGATAGTAGTCCACTCGTTCGCGGGATACGGATTCAAAACGACCTTTCCCACGTTGTGTTCGAACGCTACCCCGAACTAAAAAAAACGCTTGCGCTGCTGCATGATTTCGACGCGGACGCTGCCTCCATGAGTGGGAGTGGGGCAAGTCTTTTCGGACTCTATTCGGATGCGGACAATGCCGGAAAAGCCGCGCGGTTTTTTCTTGATACGGGTGAACTGGTTTTTCACCATATCTTGTGA
- the rplY gene encoding 50S ribosomal protein L25, producing the protein MADFATITVQKRSSTGKGANRRLRAQGIIPAVFYTAKGESVPIQVAEAPLMKLFETMGRTTVFNVEIEDGAKKETHPALIWDIEYYPTKNRFQHVDFFGVDLNKEIKIRVPLAFVGTAKGAKLGGVLETFMEFIDLVGKPLSIPNKLTVDITNLELAQTMRVADLSMPEGVHPATDGAQAILFLRDKSAGGDDDGESSEK; encoded by the coding sequence ATGGCTGATTTCGCTACCATCACGGTTCAAAAACGTTCTTCCACCGGCAAAGGCGCCAACCGCCGCCTGCGCGCGCAAGGGATCATCCCGGCCGTGTTTTACACCGCCAAGGGTGAAAGCGTGCCCATTCAGGTCGCGGAAGCGCCCCTGATGAAGCTTTTTGAAACCATGGGCCGCACCACCGTCTTTAATGTGGAAATTGAGGACGGCGCCAAAAAGGAAACCCACCCTGCCCTCATCTGGGATATCGAATATTATCCCACCAAAAACCGCTTCCAGCATGTGGACTTTTTCGGCGTTGACCTGAACAAGGAAATCAAAATCCGCGTTCCCCTGGCGTTCGTCGGCACGGCCAAAGGCGCCAAGCTCGGCGGCGTGCTTGAAACGTTCATGGAATTCATCGACCTTGTCGGCAAGCCTTTGTCCATCCCCAACAAACTCACGGTGGACATCACCAACCTTGAGCTTGCCCAGACCATGCGGGTCGCCGACCTGTCCATGCCCGAAGGCGTGCATCCGGCAACGGACGGCGCCCAGGCCATCCTCTTCCTGAGAGACAAGTCCGCCGGCGGCGATGACGACGGCGAATCCTCCGAAAAATAA